From a single Fulvivirga ulvae genomic region:
- a CDS encoding PAS domain S-box protein, translated as MISNKTTDWYKEIVESLNDMIYELNAEGKFIYANRALERYSGFSREELKEIVFWQLVESDFVDKLDSFYKKQRQRKQRDTYFEFPMVSKKGDVIWVGQNVSMFFDKQGKVKTVRAVARDISTLKQLRLELEKKAKVLQKTNKDLRATKTKLEERNNLTNVILNTMAEAVVVVDKEGKFLLFNDASKKIVGKGEAELHPSEWSKHYGSYYTDKKTLIPMEDLPLIQALHGKEVHNFESYIQNEKKKEGIFVKYNSRPLKDKAGKIIGALLVTTDINDQKEAELKLRQSEEKFRAMSDASPLGIFVTDQKGLCTYTNSEYQKLSGLTLEESLGTGWSMGIHEDDVDRIFREWQEAVDNDLKFSSRQRFRRKYGSVVWAKVKASAIIINKEKVGYVGTVEDITESIRYEEKLLKAKEQAEKASKAKEEFLSTMSHEIRTPLNAIIGMSHLLLDENPAKHQMENLNTLKFSSQNLLSLINDILDFNKIESGNITLEEIPFDFFDLINNIKNVFSHRAEEKGILLNVMLDTGITHILIGDPTRLTQILTNLLSNAIKFTNEGRVKLQVMTEQNNDENITLSFSVEDTGIGIPQSKQSVIFERFSQAEEDTTRFYGGSGLGLAIIKKLVELHGCSIHVKSTPGKGSNFHFNLTFKKGTVPELKKHTTPTKHSDVNLNGIDVLVVDDNAINQMVVKKFLLKWQADVDLADSGQAAIEKAGHKPYSIILMDIQMPGVNGYEASQSIRKTELNKETPILALTADFDSNVKKRALEVGMDGLLTKPINNEILKNEIVKQLGINSKTEVSQRKERTKNSHQLIDLSRIEIVADNDPKFLTNILESYLQELNLFKKNYKNALLQSDNKAYAALLHKIKPALEIFQADLVLEEISKGSQLLGFTNKNAVTNNVVNVERMCNTIIDIAEAKIEQIKSKKSI; from the coding sequence ATGATATCAAATAAAACAACAGACTGGTATAAAGAAATAGTAGAATCGCTAAACGACATGATTTATGAACTGAATGCAGAAGGCAAGTTCATTTATGCCAATCGGGCATTGGAAAGATATTCCGGCTTTAGCCGTGAAGAATTAAAAGAGATTGTTTTTTGGCAACTGGTAGAGTCTGATTTTGTAGATAAATTGGATAGTTTTTATAAGAAACAGCGCCAACGGAAACAACGAGATACCTATTTTGAATTTCCGATGGTCTCAAAAAAAGGTGATGTAATCTGGGTGGGCCAAAATGTAAGTATGTTCTTTGACAAGCAAGGTAAAGTCAAAACCGTTCGGGCGGTAGCCCGGGATATCTCTACTCTAAAGCAATTACGCCTTGAACTAGAGAAAAAAGCCAAAGTGCTGCAGAAAACTAATAAGGACTTGAGAGCTACCAAGACCAAACTCGAAGAAAGGAACAATCTCACAAATGTAATATTGAATACTATGGCAGAAGCTGTAGTGGTAGTTGACAAAGAGGGCAAATTTTTGTTGTTTAACGATGCCTCAAAAAAAATTGTGGGTAAAGGTGAAGCAGAACTTCATCCAAGTGAATGGTCGAAACATTATGGATCATATTATACCGATAAAAAAACACTTATTCCTATGGAGGACCTGCCTTTAATACAGGCGTTACATGGCAAAGAGGTGCATAACTTTGAATCATATATTCAGAATGAGAAGAAAAAGGAAGGGATTTTTGTAAAGTATAACAGCAGACCGCTAAAAGATAAAGCTGGCAAAATTATAGGTGCCCTCCTCGTTACTACCGATATTAATGATCAAAAAGAAGCTGAATTAAAGCTACGTCAAAGTGAGGAAAAATTCAGGGCTATGAGCGATGCTTCTCCCCTTGGTATTTTTGTTACCGACCAAAAAGGGTTATGCACCTATACCAACTCCGAATACCAAAAGCTGAGTGGTTTAACCCTGGAGGAATCCCTTGGCACAGGTTGGTCTATGGGTATACATGAAGATGATGTGGACCGTATTTTTAGAGAGTGGCAGGAGGCGGTAGATAATGACCTTAAGTTTAGCAGTAGACAGCGTTTTAGACGTAAATATGGAAGCGTAGTTTGGGCAAAGGTTAAAGCTTCCGCTATCATTATTAATAAGGAGAAGGTAGGCTATGTCGGTACTGTTGAGGATATTACTGAAAGTATAAGGTATGAGGAAAAGCTCTTAAAGGCAAAAGAGCAGGCGGAAAAAGCCTCCAAGGCAAAGGAAGAATTTCTATCAACGATGAGTCACGAAATACGTACACCACTAAATGCTATTATAGGAATGTCACACCTGCTGTTGGATGAAAATCCCGCAAAACATCAGATGGAGAACCTTAACACACTGAAATTTTCATCGCAGAATCTCCTTTCACTTATCAATGATATTCTTGACTTTAATAAGATAGAGTCTGGAAACATAACACTAGAAGAAATACCTTTTGACTTTTTTGACCTTATCAATAATATTAAAAATGTTTTTAGCCACCGTGCTGAAGAAAAAGGAATTTTATTGAATGTAATGCTTGACACTGGTATTACGCACATATTAATTGGTGATCCCACCCGTCTTACACAGATACTTACCAACCTGCTATCCAATGCGATAAAGTTTACTAATGAGGGGCGTGTAAAGCTTCAGGTGATGACAGAGCAGAACAATGATGAAAATATTACTTTAAGTTTTTCTGTTGAGGACACGGGCATAGGCATACCTCAAAGCAAACAAAGTGTTATTTTTGAACGCTTTTCTCAGGCGGAAGAAGATACCACGCGATTTTATGGGGGTTCTGGTCTGGGGCTGGCCATCATTAAAAAACTTGTTGAATTGCACGGTTGTTCGATTCATGTCAAGAGCACGCCAGGAAAGGGATCTAATTTTCATTTTAATCTTACTTTTAAAAAAGGAACAGTACCGGAACTCAAAAAGCATACCACACCTACAAAGCATTCTGATGTAAATCTGAATGGTATTGATGTTCTTGTGGTAGATGATAATGCTATTAACCAGATGGTAGTCAAGAAATTCCTCCTCAAATGGCAGGCAGACGTAGATTTAGCTGACAGTGGACAAGCCGCCATAGAAAAAGCAGGTCATAAGCCATACAGTATTATCTTAATGGACATACAAATGCCGGGGGTTAATGGTTATGAAGCCAGCCAGAGTATTAGAAAAACCGAACTAAATAAAGAGACACCCATATTAGCATTAACAGCGGATTTTGATAGCAATGTTAAAAAGAGAGCTTTAGAAGTAGGAATGGATGGGTTGCTTACAAAACCTATTAACAATGAAATACTAAAAAATGAGATTGTTAAGCAACTCGGCATAAATTCCAAGACAGAGGTATCACAAAGAAAAGAACGAACAAAAAACAGTCACCAACTAATCGATCTGAGCCGAATAGAAATAGTGGCGGACAATGATCCTAAGTTTTTAACTAACATTCTGGAATCTTATTTACAGGAGCTAAATCTATTTAAAAAAAATTATAAGAACGCGCTGCTACAATCCGATAACAAAGCCTACGCTGCACTATTACATAAAATCAAACCTGCCTTGGAGATATTCCAAGCCGATCTTGTACTTGAGGAAATATCGAAAGGAAGTCAGCTGCTGGGTTTTACCAATAAAAATGCAGTAACTAATAATGTGGTTAATGTGGAGCGTATGTGCAATACAATCATTGATATAGCTGAAGCTAAAATTGAGCAAATAAAATCTAAGAAATCAATCTAA
- a CDS encoding LytR/AlgR family response regulator transcription factor, producing the protein MKKISAVVVDDDAIFQTIVNGFIGKTDSVELKQAFSNPIDAINYLMENKVDLIFLDVEMPQMSGLEFISSLDYNPQIILITSNEAYAVEAFEHQVADYLLKPLDNYSRFLRAVNKVREAVKELSEEDHFFIKEDNKLVKIHFADINYIEAYGDYVKIYTDDKCHITLSTLKSISKKLSGADFIQTHRSYLVRLDKIDSIEGNTLNINKYNVPFSKSMREEILEKIVK; encoded by the coding sequence ATGAAGAAAATCAGTGCTGTAGTAGTTGATGATGACGCTATTTTTCAAACAATTGTTAACGGCTTTATCGGCAAAACTGATTCAGTTGAACTAAAGCAAGCTTTCAGTAACCCTATTGACGCAATAAATTATTTGATGGAGAATAAAGTGGATCTTATATTTTTAGATGTTGAGATGCCGCAAATGTCTGGACTCGAGTTTATTTCATCGTTGGATTATAACCCTCAAATTATTCTCATTACCAGTAATGAAGCCTATGCCGTTGAAGCTTTTGAACATCAGGTAGCAGACTATCTTTTAAAACCGCTTGATAATTATTCCAGGTTTTTACGAGCTGTGAACAAAGTGAGAGAAGCTGTAAAGGAATTATCAGAAGAAGACCACTTTTTTATTAAAGAAGATAATAAACTGGTAAAGATACATTTTGCTGACATTAATTATATAGAGGCATATGGAGATTATGTCAAGATATATACAGACGATAAGTGTCATATTACACTCTCTACCCTTAAATCTATTAGTAAAAAATTATCCGGAGCAGATTTTATCCAAACCCATCGCTCGTATCTTGTAAGACTAGATAAAATTGATAGTATCGAAGGTAACACACTTAATATAAACAAGTACAATGTGCCGTTTAGTAAATCAATGCGTGAAGAAATACTCGAAAAAATTGTAAAATAG
- a CDS encoding response regulator, with protein sequence MSSRYEKERLSALESYEIMDTSADETLDSITNLAAYICGTPVSLITLLDDKRQWFKSNNGLDTTETTREVAFCDYAIQQDEFFVVENAELDPRFKNNPLVTSDPYIRFYLGYPLINEEGYALGTLCVIDRKPRKLNNNQRQSIKALSKLAMAYLEMQRQRKHIKETRKMKQDLLDEVSYNLRTPLNVIYGLTTILLEKNELSEFNEDLYLLNESAENTIEVVNKLAEVNRPGLGLPNKHLIFNLHSLIETLIGEISDEYNVDIKYTYDFGIPGFLVGDPDRIQQMLRHLICAQLAGRETSRLHLSVESLRKSKSSIRVKLDLIDTSADPLLQDTRSLVSQRQEVNSAIEIIKTLKGGFSKQPGYKSVTLDFDIQNATVESQPNKGDLYTEDISGIKLLLVEDMEINQRIAAKFFKMWDVRFDIVNNGKEAIDTLKKKNYDIVLMDMRMPVMNGFEAIRKIRAMKNKRIKTLPIIALTASVFDFTEAKLKNIGLTDLVNKPFNPNELKQKIAKALQIKKF encoded by the coding sequence ATGAGCAGCAGATACGAAAAAGAGCGATTATCAGCCCTGGAAAGCTATGAAATTATGGATACCAGCGCAGATGAAACGCTGGACAGCATCACCAATCTGGCAGCTTACATCTGCGGCACACCAGTATCACTCATTACTCTACTCGATGATAAAAGGCAGTGGTTTAAATCAAACAACGGGTTAGACACTACGGAGACAACCCGGGAAGTAGCATTTTGCGATTATGCCATACAGCAGGATGAGTTTTTTGTGGTGGAAAATGCAGAACTCGATCCGAGATTTAAAAATAATCCACTGGTTACAAGCGACCCATACATCCGATTTTACCTGGGTTATCCGCTGATTAATGAAGAAGGATATGCGCTTGGTACATTATGTGTTATTGATAGAAAGCCCCGCAAGCTGAATAACAACCAGCGGCAATCTATAAAAGCATTGAGTAAATTGGCCATGGCCTATCTGGAAATGCAACGGCAGCGAAAGCATATTAAAGAGACGCGTAAAATGAAGCAGGACCTTTTAGATGAAGTAAGCTATAACCTGCGAACACCTTTAAACGTGATCTATGGGTTGACAACCATCTTGCTCGAGAAAAACGAGCTTTCAGAATTTAATGAAGACCTCTATTTACTCAATGAATCTGCTGAAAACACCATAGAAGTAGTAAATAAACTTGCTGAAGTCAATAGGCCAGGGCTGGGTTTACCTAACAAGCACCTTATTTTCAATCTACATAGTTTAATAGAAACGCTCATTGGTGAAATTTCTGATGAATATAACGTTGATATAAAATATACATATGACTTTGGCATACCTGGTTTTTTGGTAGGTGACCCTGATCGAATACAGCAGATGCTGAGGCACTTGATTTGTGCTCAGTTGGCAGGACGCGAAACTTCTCGATTGCATCTTTCAGTAGAGTCTCTGAGGAAGTCGAAAAGTAGTATAAGGGTAAAACTAGACCTTATTGATACTTCAGCTGACCCACTACTTCAGGATACCCGCTCTCTGGTAAGTCAGAGACAAGAAGTAAATAGTGCAATAGAAATCATTAAAACTCTCAAAGGAGGCTTCTCCAAGCAGCCAGGCTATAAAAGTGTTACACTAGACTTTGATATACAAAATGCAACGGTTGAATCACAACCAAACAAAGGCGATCTATATACAGAAGACATCTCAGGTATTAAATTGCTATTGGTAGAAGATATGGAGATTAATCAGAGAATTGCAGCTAAATTTTTTAAAATGTGGGATGTACGATTTGACATAGTTAATAACGGAAAGGAAGCCATTGATACTTTAAAGAAAAAAAACTATGATATTGTTTTAATGGACATGCGCATGCCGGTGATGAATGGCTTTGAGGCCATACGCAAGATTAGAGCCATGAAAAATAAAAGGATTAAAACTCTTCCTATAATAGCTTTGACGGCATCTGTATTCGATTTTACAGAAGCGAAACTAAAAAATATCGGATTAACTGATTTAGTTAATAAACCTTTTAATCCTAATGAACTAAAGCAGAAAATAGCCAAGGCACTGCAGATAAAGAAATTTTAA
- a CDS encoding OmpA family protein: protein MKTHKMIRAILFLLVIAYSECFSQNNLLAIIQDPLSRGDQLFDEFSYEAAIDFYKKAFNQSNTPIVALKIAESYRKLNQPVSSAEWYKKALEETEGVDALYFFHYAEALSSIENYNEAKKWYKRYQQDASADSRVSKKIEVLNDQELLSAKKQAVNIKKAPFNSEGSDFSPVLLGESIVFVSSRKTDQSPGETFNWDNSPYLDLFIFSEGSVNKLDKNLNSIYHEGPAAFYDDGNKIIFTRNNYSGGKVKSSNDGIIMLKLYQAERQPDGNWSMPEPLSINNDNYSTGHPAVTTDGFTLFFASDMPGGYGGVDIYKSEYQNGTWQQPKNLGSKVNTEGDELFPSIHEDKYLYFSSNGHGGLGGLDIFAVDFTKDNSQVTNIGSPINSPLDDFGLIHTHEYKGLFSSNREQGGNHDDIYQFTTDRPLVTDYVISGVVINKVNSNPIGDARVTLYNENEEALQTVNSAEDGSFRIKVEPFQTYVLKAWKEKHIETKVLQVSTGEALTEWQVKLLMLEDEGLLLTGVVKDNTTGNFISNVSVSVTDNFTDSNILKTETSDSGDFEYNVKANDIPKRVSYQIKLQKEGYLSKTLTYNHLLDKPGIFKINDVVNLGLDKLEVGTDIGKLVNVNPIYFDVGKYNIRSDAAKELDKIVDIMQSNPSIKIELGSHTDSRGSAASNLSLSDKRAKASVAYIVSQGIATARVTGKGYGEQMLLNQCADGVDCSAEEHQQNRRTEFKITEY, encoded by the coding sequence ATGAAAACACATAAAATGATAAGAGCAATACTGTTTTTACTGGTAATAGCATACTCGGAATGTTTTTCTCAAAATAATCTGCTCGCAATCATACAAGACCCTCTGAGTCGCGGAGATCAACTTTTTGACGAGTTTTCTTATGAAGCCGCAATCGATTTTTACAAAAAAGCATTCAATCAGTCTAATACGCCTATAGTGGCGTTAAAAATTGCGGAGAGTTATCGCAAGCTTAACCAGCCAGTGAGTTCAGCGGAGTGGTATAAAAAGGCTCTTGAAGAAACCGAGGGTGTGGATGCATTATACTTTTTTCACTATGCAGAAGCATTAAGTAGTATAGAAAATTACAACGAAGCTAAAAAGTGGTACAAAAGGTATCAGCAAGATGCTTCTGCAGATAGTAGAGTATCTAAAAAGATCGAAGTATTAAATGATCAGGAGCTTTTGTCTGCCAAGAAACAGGCTGTAAACATTAAAAAAGCACCGTTTAATTCTGAGGGATCAGATTTTAGTCCGGTTCTTTTGGGAGAAAGTATAGTTTTTGTGTCTTCCAGAAAAACGGATCAGTCGCCGGGAGAAACATTTAACTGGGATAATAGCCCTTATCTGGACTTGTTCATCTTCTCAGAAGGGTCAGTTAACAAATTGGATAAAAACCTGAATTCAATTTATCATGAGGGACCGGCTGCATTTTACGATGACGGAAACAAAATAATTTTTACACGTAACAACTACAGCGGAGGTAAAGTTAAAAGCAGCAATGACGGAATTATAATGCTTAAGCTTTACCAGGCGGAGCGGCAGCCGGATGGAAATTGGTCAATGCCCGAGCCTCTTTCAATTAATAATGATAACTATTCAACAGGACACCCAGCCGTTACAACAGACGGATTTACGCTGTTCTTTGCATCTGACATGCCAGGAGGCTATGGAGGAGTTGATATTTATAAAAGTGAATATCAAAACGGAACATGGCAACAACCTAAAAACTTAGGGAGTAAAGTGAATACCGAGGGTGATGAGCTATTTCCATCCATCCATGAAGATAAGTACCTATACTTTTCCAGCAATGGTCATGGAGGCCTGGGAGGACTTGATATATTCGCCGTTGACTTTACCAAGGATAATTCACAAGTTACCAATATAGGTTCTCCAATTAATAGTCCACTTGACGATTTTGGCTTAATACATACACATGAATACAAAGGCCTGTTTTCCAGTAACAGGGAGCAAGGTGGAAACCACGATGATATTTACCAATTTACTACGGACAGACCATTAGTAACAGATTATGTTATTTCCGGAGTAGTTATTAACAAAGTGAATAGCAACCCTATTGGTGATGCACGCGTCACGCTTTATAATGAAAATGAAGAAGCTTTACAAACTGTTAATTCTGCTGAAGACGGTTCCTTTAGAATAAAAGTGGAACCATTTCAAACCTATGTGCTTAAAGCGTGGAAAGAAAAGCATATAGAAACAAAAGTATTGCAAGTATCGACCGGAGAGGCCCTCACGGAATGGCAGGTTAAGTTATTAATGCTGGAGGATGAAGGCTTGCTTTTGACTGGTGTAGTAAAGGATAATACTACAGGTAATTTTATTTCCAATGTATCAGTTTCTGTTACTGACAATTTTACTGATAGTAACATTTTGAAGACTGAAACTTCGGATTCAGGAGATTTTGAGTATAACGTAAAGGCAAATGATATCCCTAAGCGGGTAAGCTATCAGATAAAATTACAAAAAGAGGGTTATTTATCTAAAACGCTCACCTATAATCACTTGCTTGACAAGCCGGGGATATTTAAAATTAATGATGTAGTTAATTTAGGACTTGATAAACTTGAAGTTGGTACGGATATCGGCAAATTGGTAAACGTGAATCCGATCTATTTCGATGTTGGTAAATATAATATTCGGTCCGATGCAGCAAAAGAACTGGATAAAATTGTAGATATAATGCAGAGTAACCCTTCTATTAAGATTGAATTGGGATCTCATACCGACTCCAGGGGTAGCGCAGCTTCTAATTTAAGCCTCTCCGATAAGAGGGCAAAGGCCTCAGTCGCCTATATCGTATCGCAGGGAATAGCTACCGCAAGAGTAACAGGCAAAGGATATGGAGAACAAATGCTACTGAACCAATGTGCTGACGGGGTGGATTGCAGTGCTGAAGAACATCAGCAAAACCGAAGAACGGAGTTTAAAATTACTGAATATTAA
- a CDS encoding PorP/SprF family type IX secretion system membrane protein, translating to MKSKRFIIVAILLFVSLLSNGQQQVMFTQYMFNGLALNPAYAGSHETVSITALAREQWTGIDGAPSTQTLSIHSPVFNQRIGVGLLFLHDEIGVTEQTGVYAAYSYKIPFANGADLALGLQAGFTSYNARFSKVSDINPAFANGDVQEMHPNFGFGAYYSTERFYVGFSVPQLAQNTFDKDNKDSDSRIIRHYFATTGYVFDLNRNLKLKPNLLVKAVDGAPVEFDLNTNLLINEVVWLGLSWRSFDSFDALFQLQVTDRLQLGYAYDFATTSDLRRVNGGSHEVMLNYRFSLTSKRIVTPRYF from the coding sequence ATGAAAAGTAAAAGATTTATAATAGTAGCAATTCTGTTGTTCGTAAGCCTTTTATCAAATGGCCAACAACAGGTAATGTTTACACAATATATGTTTAATGGGCTGGCGTTAAATCCTGCATATGCAGGCAGTCACGAAACAGTAAGTATAACTGCACTGGCACGTGAACAATGGACTGGCATAGATGGTGCGCCGAGTACCCAAACACTAAGTATCCATTCTCCTGTTTTCAATCAAAGAATTGGCGTAGGCCTTCTATTTCTTCATGATGAAATAGGCGTTACTGAACAGACCGGGGTATATGCTGCATATTCTTATAAAATACCTTTTGCAAACGGGGCTGATCTGGCGCTAGGACTTCAGGCAGGATTTACGTCATATAATGCGAGATTCAGCAAAGTTTCTGATATCAACCCGGCGTTTGCCAATGGTGATGTGCAGGAAATGCACCCTAACTTTGGTTTTGGAGCTTACTATTCAACAGAAAGGTTTTATGTTGGGTTTTCAGTGCCACAATTGGCTCAGAATACCTTTGATAAAGATAACAAGGATTCGGATTCAAGGATAATCAGGCATTATTTTGCTACAACTGGCTATGTTTTCGATTTAAACAGAAACCTTAAGTTAAAACCTAATTTGCTTGTTAAGGCAGTAGATGGCGCGCCGGTTGAGTTTGATTTGAATACGAATTTATTGATCAACGAAGTGGTATGGTTAGGGCTGTCCTGGCGTTCCTTTGACTCGTTTGACGCACTGTTTCAGTTGCAGGTTACTGACCGCCTGCAGTTGGGCTATGCTTATGACTTTGCCACCACTTCAGATCTGAGGCGTGTAAATGGAGGTTCTCACGAGGTCATGTTAAATTATAGATTTTCACTTACCAGCAAAAGAATTGTTACACCACGATATTTCTGA